A genomic stretch from Erysipelothrix sp. HDW6C includes:
- the hprK gene encoding HPr(Ser) kinase/phosphatase codes for MEERKTTTVKVLKDHLNLRQLTGDKASLRRQITLPNTNRPGLELTGFFAHAEKKRIVIIGNKETAFLRQLPEIEQDDRWDFLTNEETPLILITGDNPLPPTLEKIAKEKNFPVFSTDRASSEVMVELVTFLDEELAPTTNVHGVLMNVYGRGVLIIGGSGMGKSELALELINRGHSLVADDRVDISRVKDMIIGTAPVLLKGMLEIRGIGIIDIMKMFGTHAYLEAKEVDFVVELEKWDDTKEYRRVGIEEDAHYEVFGLQIPHLIFPVREGRNMSVLVESAVRDFILKQRGVNTAAEFDERVMNFIQKQNEEQLDD; via the coding sequence ATGGAAGAGAGAAAAACAACGACAGTAAAGGTGCTTAAAGATCATTTGAATTTGCGCCAATTAACCGGTGATAAGGCGTCACTACGACGTCAAATAACACTCCCGAACACAAACCGACCGGGTTTGGAGTTAACGGGCTTCTTTGCTCATGCGGAGAAAAAAAGAATTGTTATTATTGGTAATAAGGAGACTGCATTCCTGCGCCAATTGCCGGAAATTGAACAAGATGATCGCTGGGATTTTCTAACCAATGAAGAAACACCGCTTATTCTGATTACTGGCGATAACCCATTACCGCCAACACTTGAGAAGATTGCCAAGGAAAAGAATTTCCCAGTATTCTCTACAGATCGCGCCAGCTCAGAGGTCATGGTTGAGTTGGTAACATTCTTGGATGAGGAATTGGCCCCAACGACCAATGTTCATGGTGTATTGATGAATGTATACGGCCGTGGTGTGCTTATTATCGGTGGAAGTGGTATGGGTAAATCAGAACTTGCCCTTGAATTGATTAACCGTGGCCACTCATTGGTTGCGGACGATCGTGTGGATATTTCCAGAGTCAAGGATATGATTATTGGTACAGCACCGGTTCTCTTAAAGGGGATGCTTGAGATTCGTGGTATTGGGATTATTGATATCATGAAGATGTTTGGTACGCATGCTTACCTTGAGGCAAAAGAAGTTGATTTTGTTGTTGAATTGGAAAAGTGGGATGATACTAAAGAGTATCGTCGTGTGGGTATTGAAGAAGATGCTCATTATGAAGTATTTGGATTGCAAATTCCACACTTGATTTTCCCAGTTCGTGAAGGGCGTAATATGTCGGTGCTGGTTGAATCGGCTGTTCGTGACTTTATCTTAAAGCAGCGTGGTGTTAATACTGCGGCTGAGTTTGATGAGCGGGTCATGAATTTTATTCAAAAACAAAATGAGGAGCAATTAGATGATTAA
- a CDS encoding NAD(P)/FAD-dependent oxidoreductase, which yields MDNNYDVIIIGAGPAGLTAGVYAGRAGLKTAILEYEAPGGKMIKTDEICNYPGVDNVGGVDLSMKMFEHATAYGATYLYGEVTAIADEGEYKRITASGQEYFAHVVIVATGTNERTLGFSKDDELLGKGLSYCAVCDGAFFRDKDVVVIGGGNSALEESVYLTQFANKVDLVIRRDVFRGDESNQRQVLNNPKINVIRKHIPTDYVVKDGKIGGMQFENLETGEKTVIEAQGVFPYIGAIPATSFLQGHEGVLDEEGYMIVDAHLQTNIPGVFGAGDVIQKNLRQIVTATSDGAITAQNAFHFIQDLKSKA from the coding sequence ATGGACAATAACTATGATGTAATCATTATTGGCGCCGGTCCTGCTGGGTTAACGGCTGGTGTATACGCGGGGCGTGCAGGTTTAAAAACTGCAATCCTTGAATACGAAGCACCTGGCGGAAAAATGATTAAAACAGACGAAATATGCAACTACCCTGGTGTTGATAATGTTGGGGGCGTTGATTTATCAATGAAAATGTTTGAACATGCTACAGCGTATGGAGCAACTTATCTTTATGGAGAAGTAACTGCAATCGCTGATGAAGGTGAATACAAACGTATTACTGCAAGTGGTCAAGAGTATTTTGCCCACGTTGTGATTGTAGCAACGGGTACAAACGAGCGAACACTTGGATTCTCAAAAGATGATGAGTTACTTGGGAAAGGCCTCTCATACTGTGCTGTATGTGATGGTGCATTCTTCCGAGACAAAGATGTTGTTGTAATTGGTGGTGGAAACTCGGCACTTGAGGAATCTGTCTACCTTACACAATTTGCGAATAAAGTTGATTTGGTAATCCGTCGTGATGTGTTTAGAGGTGACGAATCCAATCAACGTCAAGTACTAAACAATCCAAAGATTAATGTCATTCGCAAACACATCCCAACAGATTATGTTGTTAAGGATGGGAAAATCGGGGGAATGCAATTTGAAAACCTCGAAACAGGTGAAAAGACAGTAATTGAAGCACAAGGTGTATTCCCTTATATTGGCGCGATTCCTGCGACAAGTTTCTTACAAGGTCACGAAGGTGTTCTTGATGAAGAGGGTTATATGATTGTTGATGCTCACTTACAAACAAATATTCCCGGTGTCTTTGGTGCAGGTGATGTTATTCAAAAGAATTTACGTCAGATTGTAACAGCGACAAGCGATGGCGCCATTACGGCACAAAATGCGTTTCACTTTATACAAGATCTTAAATCTAAGGCATAG
- the whiA gene encoding DNA-binding protein WhiA, with the protein MSFSSEVKHEITTVENKPCCQRAMLSAFLHINSNLLIVNKQMQLQIEIENAAIAKRMYSIIKDRYAVEIELTMVRKQRLNKSNVYVLRVLEKGIEILEDVGIYSSKGMRQTPSRIITLKDCCAKSYLAGAFLASGSINAPTTANYHLEISTTEDDLAVYIQKLMQQFDIEARITKRRSKQVVYVKAADQIADFLKITGAHAKTLEFEDVRIQRDFKNSLTRLDNCEVANEMKTIKAGNQQIDAIQKLIAHNRYNYLEERLVRIGDLRMSYPESSLNELIELYQEAHNEPISKSGLQHRLKKIIELANKIEEK; encoded by the coding sequence ATGTCCTTCAGCAGTGAAGTAAAACATGAAATAACAACAGTTGAAAACAAACCGTGCTGTCAGCGAGCCATGCTCTCAGCCTTTTTGCACATCAACTCAAATCTCTTAATTGTGAATAAACAAATGCAACTTCAAATCGAAATTGAAAATGCAGCGATAGCGAAACGCATGTACTCAATTATCAAAGATCGTTATGCGGTAGAAATTGAGTTAACGATGGTACGAAAACAGCGTCTGAATAAAAGCAATGTCTATGTACTGCGTGTCTTGGAAAAAGGAATTGAGATTTTAGAGGATGTTGGTATTTACTCTTCCAAAGGGATGCGCCAAACGCCATCACGGATTATTACACTCAAAGATTGTTGTGCAAAAAGTTATCTTGCGGGTGCCTTTTTGGCGAGCGGTAGCATCAATGCACCGACAACCGCAAATTATCATTTAGAAATCTCCACAACCGAAGATGATTTGGCAGTGTACATTCAAAAATTAATGCAACAGTTTGATATTGAAGCGCGGATTACGAAGCGTCGTTCGAAACAGGTGGTCTATGTAAAAGCAGCGGATCAAATTGCAGATTTCCTGAAAATCACGGGAGCACATGCCAAGACGCTGGAATTTGAAGACGTTCGTATCCAACGTGATTTTAAGAACTCACTGACACGATTGGATAATTGTGAGGTAGCGAATGAGATGAAAACGATAAAAGCAGGCAATCAACAGATTGATGCGATTCAAAAACTCATTGCTCATAACCGTTATAACTATCTTGAAGAGCGCCTCGTAAGAATTGGTGATTTGCGAATGTCATATCCTGAATCAAGCCTCAATGAGCTGATTGAACTCTACCAAGAGGCACATAATGAGCCCATCAGCAAATCAGGACTGCAACATCGACTCAAAAAGATAATAGAACTTGCAAACAAGATTGAGGAGAAGTAG
- the rapZ gene encoding RNase adapter RapZ, producing the protein MKKRKIVLVTGMSGAGKTSAMAVLEDMGYHCIDRFPSFLIDNLVNEIHSGKTVGFDNVALSVTAKDFDIFYQTFKNMDAEVIVLFLDASKEQLLLRYKYNRRNHPLVVAGLANGLEEAIDAEIKEFSAIKSSATIIIDTTFLTAQNLTSRIQRFFSIEGKRTLTLSFISFGYRKGLPRDADLVFDVRFLNNPYWEESLRAQTGNDPAVYSYVINDEKTQEFLKHIESFLDYAFEKYVEESKHLLTIAIGCTGGQHRSVSVVNWLYDHYRKDYTAFKDHRDVVEVKHD; encoded by the coding sequence ATGAAAAAACGTAAAATTGTACTCGTAACCGGAATGTCAGGTGCAGGAAAGACAAGTGCCATGGCAGTTCTTGAAGATATGGGCTATCACTGTATTGATCGTTTTCCCTCATTCTTAATTGACAACTTAGTCAATGAAATTCATTCTGGAAAAACTGTAGGTTTTGATAACGTCGCGTTATCTGTAACCGCCAAGGATTTTGACATTTTTTATCAAACTTTTAAAAACATGGATGCTGAAGTAATTGTGCTCTTTCTTGATGCATCCAAAGAACAATTATTATTGCGTTACAAATACAATCGTCGCAATCACCCACTCGTTGTTGCAGGGCTTGCGAATGGTCTGGAAGAAGCAATTGATGCAGAAATTAAAGAGTTTTCGGCGATCAAATCGTCTGCAACAATTATCATCGATACCACGTTCTTAACAGCGCAGAATCTGACGTCACGCATACAAAGATTTTTCAGCATCGAAGGTAAAAGAACATTGACCTTGAGTTTTATATCCTTTGGCTATCGCAAAGGGCTTCCACGCGATGCTGATTTAGTTTTTGATGTTCGTTTTCTTAATAACCCGTATTGGGAAGAAAGTCTGCGTGCGCAAACCGGGAATGATCCTGCTGTTTACAGTTATGTCATTAACGATGAGAAGACACAAGAGTTTCTCAAACACATCGAGTCCTTTCTCGATTATGCCTTTGAGAAATATGTGGAGGAATCAAAGCACCTTCTTACGATTGCCATTGGATGCACAGGCGGTCAACACCGCTCAGTATCTGTAGTGAATTGGTTGTATGATCACTACCGCAAGGACTATACCGCATTCAAAGATCATCGTGATGTGGTAGAGGTGAAACATGATTAA
- the lgt gene encoding prolipoprotein diacylglyceryl transferase: MIKFFPDMKTFIQIGSLSIAWYAVLIMTGALLAFYVSKKNLLKVGYKADNIDDIFMGALLFGFLGARIWYVLFFDLAVYLKEPSRIFAIWEGGLAIQGGLLAGALFCYFYMKKRRINFIQAADLIVPNILIAQAIGRWGNFMNQEAYGGIVSESFFNAFPTWFKEMMFIGGNYHHPTFFYESVANILGWVLIVLVLKRFSRVKRGDLTFAYLMWYGATRFFIEGLRTDSLYFFNIRIAQLMSVVFIVIGMIGYFGGFKKWIGSPKPIILWDFDGTIANTQTVIVESFKQIFAKHKPDYKLENVELLSFLGPPIEETFANHFGEANADAMVKEYREINKALHVEHVSPMDGAMDVLNTLKDEGYRMGIVSNKHTETVMLGVDLLKMNDYFEVILGVDQFSPAKPDPAGIDVALERMDADKGQVIYVGDTASDVVAGQRAGSFTIGYIFDKMRENELRESNPNRITDDLREILEILKEDHEWTITMM, encoded by the coding sequence ATGATTAAATTTTTTCCAGATATGAAAACATTTATACAAATCGGATCACTTTCAATCGCATGGTATGCGGTGTTGATTATGACCGGAGCCTTGTTGGCATTTTATGTCAGTAAGAAGAACCTACTTAAAGTAGGGTACAAAGCAGATAATATAGATGATATCTTCATGGGTGCCCTGCTCTTTGGTTTTCTCGGTGCACGTATTTGGTATGTACTGTTCTTTGATCTTGCTGTGTACTTAAAAGAACCTTCCCGTATTTTTGCAATTTGGGAAGGCGGATTGGCAATTCAAGGAGGACTTCTTGCCGGAGCCTTGTTCTGCTACTTCTACATGAAGAAAAGACGCATTAATTTCATTCAAGCAGCGGACTTGATTGTTCCTAACATCCTTATTGCACAAGCCATTGGCCGTTGGGGTAACTTTATGAATCAAGAAGCCTATGGTGGAATTGTGAGTGAGTCATTCTTCAACGCATTCCCAACGTGGTTCAAAGAGATGATGTTTATCGGTGGTAACTACCACCACCCAACATTCTTTTATGAGAGTGTTGCCAATATTCTTGGTTGGGTGTTGATTGTGCTTGTTCTCAAGCGCTTTAGCCGTGTAAAACGTGGCGACCTTACCTTTGCTTATCTGATGTGGTATGGGGCAACACGCTTCTTTATTGAAGGGCTGAGAACCGATAGCTTGTACTTCTTCAACATTCGCATTGCACAATTAATGTCAGTGGTATTCATTGTCATTGGTATGATTGGATACTTTGGCGGATTCAAGAAATGGATTGGCAGTCCAAAACCAATTATTCTTTGGGACTTCGATGGTACCATCGCAAATACACAAACCGTGATTGTTGAATCATTCAAACAAATCTTTGCTAAACACAAACCAGATTACAAACTTGAAAACGTAGAATTATTATCGTTCCTAGGACCTCCTATTGAAGAAACCTTTGCAAATCACTTCGGAGAAGCGAATGCGGATGCAATGGTTAAGGAATATCGAGAAATCAATAAGGCGTTGCATGTTGAGCATGTCTCACCAATGGATGGGGCTATGGATGTTCTTAATACACTTAAGGATGAAGGATACCGTATGGGTATCGTATCCAACAAGCATACTGAGACAGTAATGCTGGGTGTTGATTTACTAAAAATGAACGATTATTTTGAAGTCATTTTAGGTGTTGACCAATTCTCTCCAGCGAAACCAGATCCTGCAGGCATTGATGTTGCACTGGAGCGCATGGATGCAGATAAAGGACAAGTAATTTATGTTGGTGATACTGCCAGTGATGTTGTCGCAGGACAGCGGGCAGGTTCATTTACAATCGGGTACATTTTTGATAAAATGCGTGAGAATGAACTCCGTGAAAGCAATCCAAATCGGATCACCGATGATTTACGTGAGATTCTAGAAATATTGAAGGAGGATCATGAATGGACAATAACTATGATGTAA